Genomic window (Streptomyces sp. TG1A-60):
GATCACGGGTGACGTGACGCAGGTCGACCTGCCGAACGGCACGAAGTCCGGTCTGCGGCAGGTCCAGGACATCCTGGAGGGCCTCGACGACGTGCACTTCTCCCGGCTGTCGTCCCAGGATGTCGTACGGCACAAGCTCGTCGGCCGTATCGTCGACGCGTACGAGAAGTACGACACCACGCACGGCACGGAGAACGGCACGCACAAGGGCGGCCGGGGCAAGGCCGGGCACAAGGGGAAGTAGACAAGCACCGCACCATGTCGATCGACGTCAACAACGAGTCCGGAACCGAGGTCGACGAGCGGGCGATCCTCGACATCGCCCGCTACGCGCTGACGCGGATGCGCATCCACCCGCTCTCCGAGCTCTCGGTGGTCGTCGTGGACGCCGACGCCATGGAGCAGCTCCACATCCAGTGGATGGACCTGCCGGGCCCGACCGATGTCATGTCCTTCCCGATGGACGAGCTGCGTCCGCCGTCGAAGGACGACGGCGAGCCGCCGCCGGGGCTGCTCGGTGACATCGTGCTCTGCCCCGAGGTCGCCGAGAAGCAGGGCGGGGAAGCGGACACGCGGCACTCCATGGACGAGGAGCTCCAACTCCTCACCGTCCACGGCGTGCTGCATCTGCTCGGCTACGACCACGAGCAGCCGGACGAGAAGGCCGAGATGTTCGGCCTCCAGGCGGCCATCGTGGACGGCTGGCGCGCGGAGAAGGGCCTCACCGGCCCCTCCCCGGCACCGACCGTGTCATGAGCGCGACCCTCGTCAGCGGTGCCGTCGCCCTGGTCGTCGTCGCCTGGCTCGCCGCCTGCGCGGAGGCGGGACTCGCGCGCGTCTCCAGCTTCCGCGCCGAGGAGGCCGCGCGGTCCGGGCGGCGTGGCAGCGCGAAGCTCGCGCAGATCGCGGCCGACCCGACCCGTTATCTGAACGTCGCGCTGCTGGTGCGCGTGGCCTGCGAGATGGCCGCCGCCGCGCTGGTCACGTACGCCTGTCTGCGGGAGTTGGACCAGACGTGGGAGGCCCTGGCCGTCGCCATCGGCGTCATGGTCCTCGTCAGTTACGTGGCCGTCGGCGTCTCCCCGCGGACCATCGGCCGCCAGCACCCCCTGAACACGGCCACGGCGGCGGCGTACGTGCTGCTGCCGCTGGCCCGCGTCATGGGCCCGATCCCGTCCCTCCTCATTCTCATCGGCAACGCGCTGACGCCCGGCAAGGGCTTCCGCCGGGGCCCCTTCGCCTCCGAGGCGGAGCTGCGCGCGCTGGTCGACCTCGCCGAGAAGGAGTCCCTGATCGAGGCCGAGGAGCGCCGCATGGTGCACTCGGTCTTCGAGCTGGGCGACACCCTCGTCCGCGAGGTGATGGTCCCGCGCACCGACCTGGTCGCCATCGAGCGTTACAAGACGATCCGCCAGGCCCTGACCCTGGCCCTGAGGTCCGGTTTCTCGCGTATACCGGTCACCGGCGAGAGCGAGGACGACATCGTCGGGATCGTGTACCTGAAGGATCTGGCCCGCAAGACGCACATCAGCCGGGACGCCGAGAGCGAACTGGTGTCCACGGCCATGCGCCCCGCCGTCTTCGTCCCGGACACCAAGAACGCCGGTGACCTCCTGCGCGAGATGCAGCAGGAGCGCAACCACGTCGCCGTCGTCATCGACGAGTACGGCGGTACCGCCGGCATCGTCACCATCGAGGACATCCTGGAGGAGATCGTCGGCGAGATCACCGACGAGTACGACCGGGAACTCCCGCCCGTCGAGGACCTCGGTGAGAACCGCTACCGGGTCACCGCCCGCCTGGACATCACCGATCTCGGCGAGCTGTACGGTCTGGACGCCTACGACGACGAGGACGTGGAGACCGTGGGCGGCCTCCTCGCCAAGGCTCTGGGGCGTGTCCCCATCGCCGGCGCCTCCTCGGTCGTCGCCCTGCCGGACGAGCGTGGACTGCGCCTCACGGCGGAGGCCGCCGCCGGCCGCCGGAACAAGATCGTCACGGTGCTGGTGGAGCCGGTCGGCCCGGCCGGGCCACCGGAGGAGGAGACGAAGCCGGAGTGAGCCCGGATGAGTTGCGCGCCTTCTGTCTGGCCTTCGGCGAGGCCGTCGAGGACTTCCCCTTCCGTCCCGAGATCTCCGTCTTCAAGGTCCTCGGCAAGATGTTCGCCCTCAGTTGGACGGAGCAGCGGCCCCTCAGGGTCAACCTCAAGTGCGACCCCGAGGACGCGGTCCGGCTCCGCGCCGAGCATCCCGGTCTCGTCGTCCCCGGCTACCACATGAACAAGCGCCACTGGAACACGGTGACACTCGACGGTGAGCTTCCGGACCGCCTGGTCAGGGAGCTGATCGAGGACTCGTACGACCTGGTGGTGGCGGGGCTGCCGCGCGCGGAGCGGCTCCGTCTCGACCGCCCGTGAGGGACCCCCGTCGCACGACGGGCCGCCCCGGTCTCCGTATGCTCGGCCCATGACCGACAGCAGCGCGCTCGCCCCCGAGGACCGCAAGATCGTCACCCTGGCCCGTTCCGCGCGGGCCCGCAACGGTGTGCCCGAGGGCGCGGCCGTGCGCGACGAGACGGGCCGTACGTACGTGGCCGGGACCGTGGCCCTCGACTCCCTGCGGCTCAGCGCGCTGCGCACCGCCGTCGCCATGGCGGTGGCCTCCGGCGCCAAGTCCCTGGAGGCGGCGGCCGTGGTGACCGACGCCGACACCGTCTCCGACGAGGACCGGGCGGCCGTACGGGACCTCGGGGGGCCCAGGACGCCGGTGCTGGTGGCGGGGCCGGACGGGGCGGTGCGGTGGACGGTGACGGCGGGCTGAGGCCGGCCGGTTCCTCGCCCACACGATAGTGTTACGGCCGGTAACAGGCCCCCGGGGTGCGGGAAAATCACGCGTCGGCGAGTGGACACCGGGGCTTCGTCACCGACAACCCGCGCGGCGCGGGACAGATCACCACGATCTCCCGGCCCCATCGGAGATCGGCCGGCGTCGTCGGCGAACGGCTTCGGCCAGTTTCGCCGATCCCCGGCGCGACCGGTGAACATCTCTTGCAATCTCGGGCCGCTCACGTCTCAATGGAGCCGTTCTCCTGGCGGACTGTCATATTCCGCCGCGCGGCCGCGCATCGCAACGCCCCCACATGGCAATGCCCGTACCGGGCTGTACGGGGCTCCCCCGGACCCCCTGCACCGCCCGTACCAGGGAAGGGAATTCGCTCGATGAGACGCATACGACTCGGAGTCGGCGCGGCGCTCGCGGCAGGGACGCTGGCGGTCACCGGCCTCGCGCTCGCCCCGACCGCCGTGGCCGTCGCCCCGGACACCGCGACGATCAACGCCACCTGCACGATCGGCGGTTCCGGCGAGGCCACGCTCACGGCCACGCAGAACGGCACCTCCGCCACCGTCACCGTCTCCTCCGAGGAGATCACCGCCCCGATCGCCCTCGCCGAGGACTCGATCCGGTCCACGCTCACCCTCGTGGACGCGAGCGGCGGCACGACCGCCTTCACCGGCACCGAGAACCCGGCGCTGGCGGGCGGCGACGGCGTCACCGTAGGCCCCCTCACCGGCACCGTCGCCCCCGGCGACACCCTGGAGGCCTTCGGCGGTTCGCTGCAGATGGTGATCCTGGGCTTCACCGTGACGTGCACCGCCGGCGAGGCACAGTCGCCGGGGCCGTTCGTCTTCGACTGATCCGCGCGGGCCAGAGTGAGGGGTGGTGCCGCCCGTCCGGCGGCACCACCCCTCATCTCGGCTCCCGCGCCTCAGAGCGCGTCGGGGCCCCGCTCGCCCGTCCGCACCCGTACGACCGTCTCCACCGGCAGTGCCCACACCTTGCCGTCGCCGATCTTCCCGGTGTGGGCGGCCTTCACGATCGTCTCGATCACGGCGTCGGAGTCGGCGTCCTCGACGACGACCTCGATCCGGACCTTGGGGACGAGGTCGACCTGGTACTCGGCGCCGCGGTACACCTCGGTGTGGCCGCGCTGGCGGCCGTAACCGCTGGCCTCGCTGACGGTCAGACCGTGCACGCCCCTCTCCTGCAGGGCGGTCTTGACCTCGTCGAGGCGGTGGGGCTTGACGATCGCGGTGATGAGCTTCATGCCTGGGCCTTGGCCTTCTGCGCGGAGGGGGCGGAGGACGAGTGACCGGGGCACCGTGGCCCGGGACGCCGTGATCGTATGCCGTCTCGGCGTGCACCGTAAGGCCGCGGCCGGTGTGCTCGTGCATCGTCCGACTGCGCCGAGTGCGGGCACGGCGACGAGGCGAACAGGGTCTCACCGGCCCTCTTCGCCTGCCGGTCCCGCGCCTGGCGTGTGACCTTGAGTATGCGAGGTGTCGCCGTCGGTGATTTTCGGTGTGGGAGGCCGGCGTTTCGGCGGCGGGTGGCGGCATCGGACTTCCGGCTCACGGCGTACGAAGGAGGGATCGGCGTACGGCGGGGCTCCGGGGATCAGGGAGAATGGGCGCCATGAGCGTTCGTACCCAGTCATCCGAGCAGCCGGCCGAGGCCGCCCACCGCGCCG
Coding sequences:
- a CDS encoding MmcQ/YjbR family DNA-binding protein; this encodes MSPDELRAFCLAFGEAVEDFPFRPEISVFKVLGKMFALSWTEQRPLRVNLKCDPEDAVRLRAEHPGLVVPGYHMNKRHWNTVTLDGELPDRLVRELIEDSYDLVVAGLPRAERLRLDRP
- a CDS encoding hemolysin family protein, with the protein product MSATLVSGAVALVVVAWLAACAEAGLARVSSFRAEEAARSGRRGSAKLAQIAADPTRYLNVALLVRVACEMAAAALVTYACLRELDQTWEALAVAIGVMVLVSYVAVGVSPRTIGRQHPLNTATAAAYVLLPLARVMGPIPSLLILIGNALTPGKGFRRGPFASEAELRALVDLAEKESLIEAEERRMVHSVFELGDTLVREVMVPRTDLVAIERYKTIRQALTLALRSGFSRIPVTGESEDDIVGIVYLKDLARKTHISRDAESELVSTAMRPAVFVPDTKNAGDLLREMQQERNHVAVVIDEYGGTAGIVTIEDILEEIVGEITDEYDRELPPVEDLGENRYRVTARLDITDLGELYGLDAYDDEDVETVGGLLAKALGRVPIAGASSVVALPDERGLRLTAEAAAGRRNKIVTVLVEPVGPAGPPEEETKPE
- the ybeY gene encoding rRNA maturation RNase YbeY; translated protein: MSIDVNNESGTEVDERAILDIARYALTRMRIHPLSELSVVVVDADAMEQLHIQWMDLPGPTDVMSFPMDELRPPSKDDGEPPPGLLGDIVLCPEVAEKQGGEADTRHSMDEELQLLTVHGVLHLLGYDHEQPDEKAEMFGLQAAIVDGWRAEKGLTGPSPAPTVS
- a CDS encoding cytidine deaminase encodes the protein MTDSSALAPEDRKIVTLARSARARNGVPEGAAVRDETGRTYVAGTVALDSLRLSALRTAVAMAVASGAKSLEAAAVVTDADTVSDEDRAAVRDLGGPRTPVLVAGPDGAVRWTVTAG
- a CDS encoding P-II family nitrogen regulator, with product MKLITAIVKPHRLDEVKTALQERGVHGLTVSEASGYGRQRGHTEVYRGAEYQVDLVPKVRIEVVVEDADSDAVIETIVKAAHTGKIGDGKVWALPVETVVRVRTGERGPDAL